The region TTGGTTTTGAGGTTGATCATTAATTCAACGCTTTGTTGTTATAAAATGTAACTATTGGTAAAATGgactaaggttgtggttccaatggaaaATAATGCGCTTGGGTATCAAATCAACTTATTTATATGCATAGATGTAATAGACCATGGGTTACTTAATTcttattaaaagtcttccaatCAAATTAGTAAATTTCATCACTAAGCTTTTCTAAGCCTTAGAATATTACACATGAGAAGACCCATTTAGTCTCAAATAGCTTTTCTATTCTTAGCTCATGCTATTAGATGGGTATAAGAACCCCAAATTATTActattaactcttttcctaacttacactctcttttccaagcaaagtgTGAGTATTTACGCACaaataatgtttgcaaccattaaaagacattaaagcttgaagagttaatagaaaacaTCTTTAACATATAAAATAGAGTTTGAATAtgaaacccaatcacataactaacacattagGTCCCACAACCTTAGTTAAATGGTTTAGCTACTCATCTTCATTAAATACAAAACAATAGTAAAGAGAAtattcataaagcttacaatGATTAATGGAAGAAGACGACAAAAAGTGAAAGAATCTTCTGTATAGCCACAACAACCAATATTCAATGTTCTCTATGCTAAAAGACACAATAAATTTGTCTAAGGAATATTCAATGAATGTTCACAAAAACATAGAACTAGTATTTATAGAAGGAGGACGAAAAGTTCATGTTTGGCATTAAATGATGACTTGCGGACCGAGTATGCGGTCCCAAGAGGAGTATGCGACCGCATACTGGCTACATCCTCCGTTCGTCGAACTTCTTCATGCTGCCGCAAGTTGAGTTTGCGGTGCCGCATGTTCTTCGCGAACTTGTGCATTTTGCTCCACTCACTAGTTGTTCTGAGGTGGAATATGCGGCAGCATAACTGAGTTTACGATACCGTATACACGTTGCATACTGCTGCATTTTGACAACCTCTCTGGAAATTCTCTGTCCTTAGTATGCGGCCGCAATTCGCACTTGCGGTGCCGCAGAGTGCTCTCATATTCAGctcttttcctctttttataCCATTTTGTTCCTTTGTGCCCTTGACTCACAAAACCTGAAAACACATAACAACCTAatagaaatatagaaaaatactcGAAAAGACTCCTAAAAAAGCATAAGTACTAGTGGATGGAAAAAGCCTAAAATCCACAACTTATCAGTGACTCAAACCCACAACCTTAGGATTCGAGTTGGCGAGTGTTTACCACTTGAGCAGccccttgtataaaagtgtaaaACGCGTCGCTATCTACAGAGAGGATTTTCTATTTCTCTGCTATTTTCAATTGCAAGTCTTGTTCAAAACCAGTCCAACTCTCCACCAAATGACTTCAAGTTTTGTAGATAACCTCCTTAGACTATTTCCAACAAGCCTAACCACATCTCCTTCAAATGACTTCAAATTTGTTGACATCCTCCTTAGACTAAGTATCTAAAAATAAAGCTTTTCTAATATGGCCCTCACCCCTACTGTTGCTCGAATATTACAGATACATGCAATTTCTCTCGCTAGGCTCTCTACATTTCATTCTTGTACCTCAAAAATTCTCGTATTCATTTCATTCCAAATAGCATAGTTGAATTCTGCATAGATCATCCTAAGAAGTCTGGCTTGGGgtcttcttcctttggcattTCGTAGCAGCCACTGTTGATGTTGATCCCAGTCACTCTATCGTGCATCTCTGTTCTGAATCCATCGGATAAGTCTGTCCCATAATCTGCCAAAGATAAGGATAATCCCAAAACAAGTGCTCCTTAGATTCATCTTGTTGTTGGCACATcttcatgttgttgttggcacATCCATATGTGGGATTGACATTGCATCCCCATTTGACAAGCTTATCAGCAGTATTTAAGTTTCCACGTAGTAACACCCAAAGGGTGAATATGGCCTTTTGTCGTGCTTCGTTAGTGACTAGCAGGAAGCTCTATTCCACCCTTTGATGCACCCCAAGTAGCTGTAAATAAATATGCCTAATCCAGCTCCTAGCTCCCTTTGGTATGCCTTGGATCTGACTCAAGCAACCTCTGGATTCGATTATTTTCCTCACCATCCAACTTGCTTGTTGTGGTATAGGAATGTCATTCACTTGTCGTCCCTTGATGTAGTAAGAGTGAATCCATTGTATCCACAATTTGTCTTCTTTATGCTCCAAATTCCCGTAGACTTTAGCAATGGTAGTCTTATTCCAGATTTTGGGATTAGTGAGCTTGAATCCCCCAGCAGCCAGTTGTAGACACATTCTTTCCCATGAGATCAGGGCTCTTTTAGTGATCATATTAGCCCCAGACCAGATATAACTTCGACAGTAGGCTTTGATGGTTTTGAGCACCTTAGCTGGTAGCATAAAAATTTGAGCCCAGTATGATTGAACTCCAAACAACGTTTTTATAAGTTGTGCCCTACCTGCATAAGATAAAGTTTTGGCTGTCCAAGAGGAAAACTTTGAAACAATCTTTTCAATTAAAGTTTACCAGTGAACTAGAGATAGTTGCTTGGATGCCAATGGAATCCCCAAGTATCTAAACGGTATATATCTGAGAATAACCTAACTGTTGCAAGATTATTGTCCTGATAGAAATATCTACACCTCCAAAATAAGCACTACTCTTTGCCATTTTGGCTTGAAGCCCTGAAGTTTTGGTGAAGAGTACAAATCTATCATGTAGAAGCCCCACTGCTTTAGGATCACCTctagaaaaaaagaagtaaatcatcataattttcaGCTTTGAACATTTTAGGTGATGTTTAAATTCTTTCTTTGAACTGGGATCAGTTAGGTGTCTGCTAAGATACTCCATCGCAATTGCAAAGAGAAACGGGGACATTGGGTCACCCTGTCTCAACCCTCTTGAAGCCTGAAAAGATTCAGTTGTAATTCCATTTATCACAATGGACTAACTCACTATTTTTACACATTCCCTAACCCAATAGAAAAACCTTGCTGGGAACCCCAAATCTTCCATCACTTGCTCAATATAAATCCACTCAACAGAGTCGTCGCTTTTTGGAGATCCACTTTTATCATAAACCTGGGAGACacattttttcttgaataaGTTTTCACCAATTCATGAGCCAATATCACATTATCAGAGGCCCTTTTACTAGGAATAAATCCTGCTTGAGTATTGCTAATAATAGAAGCTATAATCTTTTGGATTCTGGAAGCTAGTACTTTAGCTATCATTTTGTACAATATTATGCAACAAGCTATAGGTCAAAACTCCTTTATTGTATCTGGATTAGGCACCTTAGGAATCAAACTGATAGTAATACAATTAATTGCTTTATAGGTCAAACCCCTGTTGAAGAAATCTTTGACAGCTTCACATACTTCTTTTTTGATTACTTTCCATCCCTTATTGAAAAACAATGCATTATAACCATCCACCCTGGGGCTTTGGCGTCCCCTATAGCACACAATCCATCATAGATTTCTTGAATAGACAGAGCCTTGGGAAAATGCAAATGGGGCAAGTTGTTACGATGTATGGAGAGTCGTTTATTTCAGACCATGCCCCCATGATATTGTGAATGCAAAATGGTAATCAGAACATTAAAGTGCCTTTCAAGTTTTTTAACGTTTGGGCCGATCACCCACAATTCCTACTTTTGTTGGAAAGAGAATGGGGAACCAAAATGTAGTTTAACAACACGTAATATATTCATATGTTACCTAACGAACATAATGTTCTTGATTTATGTTCCCTTTTGACGGCTCGGATGCTCTGACTTGACCGgacataatcttttttttttttttttttgtgatttaatTGGAAAAGCAAGAAACTTAAGCTGATAATATGTATGATGACATAATAGTTTTAAATAAGCAATCATAAATGTGTGGAGCTATTAACAATTTTGTGATACAGTAATCAAAGTAACTTATTAAATTATAATACTAAATTAAGTCTATGCATCTAAGTCAGGGTTGTTGCTATCGATAGTACTCAAACATGAGGGGTCCATAAGTAGTCGCGATCATGcacacttttttttcttctttcgtTGGAAATAAAATTATCAGAAAGATAAAGAGgtagaataaaattaaagttaataAAATTGGGCGAGATACACGAAAATTGACTCGGACACCACAATGATGTAACAAAAGAGGATGGACATAGTATCAAAATTCTCAACAATATTTTATAATTGATCATCAAGGATACATTATGTCAGAGGCTAAGTAGGTCTATTTAGTTAAGCCtcataaatatttaataatattgaaaagtaagaaaaacaaatattgattTATGAGGGCTTATAACTGGGAGGACATGGCTTTACGCAATAGCATTGGCTTTTATCGCACGTTCCGTATTGATAACTCTCATTTTTGCAAGCAATGTGACACTTTTCAAAGAAAGGTGGCGGTTCTACACACGGTCCTCGAATGTCTTGCTTAAATCTTGACAAATTGCTGCCTCTGTCATACccaaaaagaagaggaaaaaatagaagtaagaataaaataaaataaataaaggataGTTGCAGTAAGCTGATGGTTCAGTAAATAAGATCGTAAC is a window of Lycium ferocissimum isolate CSIRO_LF1 chromosome 12, AGI_CSIRO_Lferr_CH_V1, whole genome shotgun sequence DNA encoding:
- the LOC132039182 gene encoding uncharacterized protein LOC132039182 produces the protein MIAKVLASRIQKIIASIISNTQAGFIPSKRASDNVYDKSGSPKSDDSVEWIYIEQVMEDLGFPARFFYWVRECVKIASRGLRQGDPMSPFLFAIAMEYLSRHLTDPSSKKEFKHHLKCSKLKIMMIYFFFSRGDPKAVGLLHDRFVLFTKTSGLQAKMAKSSAYFGGVDISIRTIILQQLGRAQLIKTLFGVQSYWAQIFMLPAKVLKTIKAYCRSYIWSGANMITKRALISWERMCLQLAAGGFKLTNPKIWNKTTIAKVYGNLEHKEDKLWIQWIHSYYIKGRQVNDIPIPQQASWMVRKIIESRGFVSQGHKGTKWYKKRKRAEYESTLRHRKCELRPHTKDREFPERLSKCSSMQRVYGIVNSVMLPHIPPQNN